One segment of Oreochromis niloticus isolate F11D_XX linkage group LG8, O_niloticus_UMD_NMBU, whole genome shotgun sequence DNA contains the following:
- the mapk8b gene encoding mitogen-activated protein kinase 8 isoform X4, whose amino-acid sequence MNRNKREREYYSIDVGDSTFTVLKRYQNLRPIGSGAQGIVCSAYDHNLERNVAIKKLSRPFQNQTHAKRAYRELVLMKCVNHKNIIGLLNVFTPQKTLEEFQDVYLVMELMDANLCQVIQMELDHERLSYLLYQMLCGIKHLHAAGIIHRDLKPSNIVVKSDCTLKILDFGLARTAATGLLMTPYVVTRYYRAPEVILGMGYQANVDVWSVGCIMAEMVRGSVLFPGTDHIDQWNKVIEQLGTPSQEFLMKLNQSVRTYVENRPRYAGYSFEKLFPDVLFPANSEHNKLKASQARDLLSKMLVIDASKRISVDEALQHPYINVWYDPTEVEAPPPVITDKQLDEREHTVEEWKELIYKEVLDWEERTKNGVIRGQPASIAQVQQ is encoded by the exons ATGAACCGAAACAAGCGTGAAAGGGAGTACTACAGTATAGATGTGGGCGATTCaacttttacagttttaaaGCGCTACCAGAACCTAAGACCCATTGGATCCGGAGCACAGGGAATTGTTTG TTCGGCGTACGACCACAACTTGGAGAGGAACGTTGCCATCAAGAAGTTGAGCCGACCCTTTCAGAATCAAACTCACGCAAAACGGGCCTACAGGGAACTGGTGCTAATGAAATGTGTCAACCACAAGAAT attATTGGGCTGTTAAATGTATTCACACCACAGAAGACACTGGAGGAATTCCAAGATGT GTATCTAGTAATGGAACTGATGGATGCTAACCTCTGTCAGgtgattcagatggagctggACCACGAGAGGCTGTCCTACCTGCTCTACCAGATGTTGTGTGGAATCAAACATCTGCACGCTGCAGGGATCATACACAGG GACCTGAAACCCAGCAACATCGTGGTAAAGTCCGACTGCACACTGAAGATTCTGGATTTCGGTTTAGCCCGGACGGCCGCCACTGGTCTCCTCATGACGCCCTACGTGGTGACACGTTACTACCGCGCCCCTGAAGTGATCCTGGGAATGGGCTACCAGGCCAACG ttgaTGTCTGGTCTGTTGGCTGCATCATGGCTGAAATGGTCCGGGGTAGTGTGTTGTTTCCAGGCACTGATC ATATTGACCAGTGGAACAAGGTGATCGAGCAGCTGGGGACGCCATCTCAGGAGTTCCTGATGAAGCTCAACCAGTCCGTGAGGACCTATGTGGAGAACCGGCCACGGTACGCTGGCTACAGCTTCGAGAAGCTTTTCCCTGATGTCCTGTTTCCTGCAAACTCTGAGCACAATAAACTGAAAG CGAGCCAAGCCCGTGACCTCCTATCAAAGATGCTGGTAATAGATGCATCAAAGCGGATCTCAGTGGATGAGGCTCTCCAGCACCCCTATATCAACGTGTGGTACGACCCAACTGAGGTGGAGGCA CCACCACCGGTGATCACAGACAAGCAGCTGGATGAGCGGGAGCACACAGTGGAGGAATGGAAAG AGTTGATATATAAAGAAGTCCTAGACTGGGAAGAAAGGACAAAGAATGGCGTCATCAGGGGACAGCCGGCGTCCATAG
- the mapk8b gene encoding mitogen-activated protein kinase 8 isoform X3: MNRNKREREYYSIDVGDSTFTVLKRYQNLRPIGSGAQGIVCSAYDHNLERNVAIKKLSRPFQNQTHAKRAYRELVLMKCVNHKNIIGLLNVFTPQKTLEEFQDVYLVMELMDANLCQVIQMELDHERLSYLLYQMLCGIKHLHAAGIIHRDLKPSNIVVKSDCTLKILDFGLARTAATGLLMTPYVVTRYYRAPEVILGMGYQANVDVWSVGCIMAEMVRGSVLFPGTDHIDQWNKVIEQLGTPSQEFLMKLNQSVRTYVENRPRYAGYSFEKLFPDVLFPANSEHNKLKASQARDLLSKMLVIDASKRISVDEALQHPYINVWYDPTEVEAPPPVITDKQLDEREHTVEEWKELIYKEVLDWEERTKNGVIRGQPASIDQLLKHNAVQ, from the exons ATGAACCGAAACAAGCGTGAAAGGGAGTACTACAGTATAGATGTGGGCGATTCaacttttacagttttaaaGCGCTACCAGAACCTAAGACCCATTGGATCCGGAGCACAGGGAATTGTTTG TTCGGCGTACGACCACAACTTGGAGAGGAACGTTGCCATCAAGAAGTTGAGCCGACCCTTTCAGAATCAAACTCACGCAAAACGGGCCTACAGGGAACTGGTGCTAATGAAATGTGTCAACCACAAGAAT attATTGGGCTGTTAAATGTATTCACACCACAGAAGACACTGGAGGAATTCCAAGATGT GTATCTAGTAATGGAACTGATGGATGCTAACCTCTGTCAGgtgattcagatggagctggACCACGAGAGGCTGTCCTACCTGCTCTACCAGATGTTGTGTGGAATCAAACATCTGCACGCTGCAGGGATCATACACAGG GACCTGAAACCCAGCAACATCGTGGTAAAGTCCGACTGCACACTGAAGATTCTGGATTTCGGTTTAGCCCGGACGGCCGCCACTGGTCTCCTCATGACGCCCTACGTGGTGACACGTTACTACCGCGCCCCTGAAGTGATCCTGGGAATGGGCTACCAGGCCAACG ttgaTGTCTGGTCTGTTGGCTGCATCATGGCTGAAATGGTCCGGGGTAGTGTGTTGTTTCCAGGCACTGATC ATATTGACCAGTGGAACAAGGTGATCGAGCAGCTGGGGACGCCATCTCAGGAGTTCCTGATGAAGCTCAACCAGTCCGTGAGGACCTATGTGGAGAACCGGCCACGGTACGCTGGCTACAGCTTCGAGAAGCTTTTCCCTGATGTCCTGTTTCCTGCAAACTCTGAGCACAATAAACTGAAAG CGAGCCAAGCCCGTGACCTCCTATCAAAGATGCTGGTAATAGATGCATCAAAGCGGATCTCAGTGGATGAGGCTCTCCAGCACCCCTATATCAACGTGTGGTACGACCCAACTGAGGTGGAGGCA CCACCACCGGTGATCACAGACAAGCAGCTGGATGAGCGGGAGCACACAGTGGAGGAATGGAAAG AGTTGATATATAAAGAAGTCCTAGACTGGGAAGAAAGGACAAAGAATGGCGTCATCAGGGGACAGCCGGCGTCCATAG ATCAGCTGCTAAAGCACA